Proteins from a single region of Acidobacteriota bacterium:
- a CDS encoding response regulator transcription factor: MSPRVLIVEDDEAMAVALRDGFEYEGYEVIAATDGEAGLTAARERAPALIVLDVMLPRMTGLDVCKELRRGGDSVPIIMLTARGQEIDKILGLKLGADDYITKPFSFLELFARAEAVLRRTSGHSPGAAIARFGDVTIDFRRHEATKGDQSLELSPREFHLLEYFVAHRGEVISRDRLLDAVWGYDSIPYTRTVDTHIAKLRKKIEDTPSDPKWLVTIHRLGYKFTG; this comes from the coding sequence ATGAGCCCGCGAGTCCTGATCGTCGAGGACGACGAAGCCATGGCCGTCGCGCTGCGCGATGGCTTCGAGTACGAAGGCTATGAAGTGATCGCCGCCACCGACGGCGAGGCCGGCCTCACCGCCGCTCGGGAGCGTGCTCCGGCACTGATCGTCCTCGACGTCATGCTGCCGCGCATGACCGGCCTCGATGTCTGCAAGGAGCTGCGCCGCGGCGGCGACTCGGTGCCGATCATCATGCTGACGGCGCGCGGCCAGGAGATCGACAAGATCCTCGGCCTCAAGCTCGGGGCCGACGACTACATCACCAAGCCCTTCAGTTTTCTCGAGCTGTTCGCCCGCGCCGAGGCGGTGCTGCGACGCACCTCCGGCCACTCCCCCGGCGCCGCCATCGCGCGCTTCGGCGACGTCACCATCGACTTCCGGCGCCACGAGGCGACCAAAGGCGACCAGTCCCTCGAGCTCTCACCGCGCGAATTCCATCTCCTCGAGTACTTCGTCGCCCACCGCGGCGAAGTCATCTCCCGCGATCGCCTGCTCGACGCCGTCTGGGGCTACGACTCCATCCCTTACACCCGCACCGTCGACACCCACATCGCCAAACTGCGCAAGAAGATCGAAGACACGCCATCGGACCCGAAGTGGCTGGTGACCATCCACCGCCTGGGCTACAAATTCACCGGCTAA
- a CDS encoding HAMP domain-containing sensor histidine kinase, producing the protein MNRASSRRDGLPLRRARAQRRGLLLAFAGALVPLLILLGLQYRWLSELEKSSRVARESSLGAYLSSISKDISYFYWKEGQSALALPSQAFAAEDPAAKFCRFFSRAERRFSGARPFFVASFGDDPKVSVHDSVAGKMVPAEEGPETDAILAAVIPWHLRSQSGRTFEEVDVELNDSDPRFRTMVKPVIDEESHLVGLVGFVLDQDYLKNKVLPKAVDEIVGELPDLVVTVWDRNGELILGEEQTSKPARSLYDSVSGWKLTIHSRSATPEQWARANFLFNLTLSAVLALVLLAAIAFALRTASRELHLSEMKNDFVSNVSHELRTPLSSIRVFGEFMRLDRVSDPAKVREYGEYIETESRRLTQLIDNILDFSRIESGGKVYHFEECDLVEVVTEALKTFEIRLRQKGFRLYFDGPEEELPPVAVDPGALAQAICNLIDNAVKYSNGAREIQVAVGRTDGHAEIAVTDHGIGISRDQQKRIFDRFHRVSTGLVHDVKGAGLGLSIVQHIVQAHGGKISVRSELGRGSTFTVHLPFTPSAPVEPSAPEEKS; encoded by the coding sequence ATGAACCGGGCCTCTTCTCGTCGCGATGGTCTGCCGCTGCGCCGCGCCCGCGCCCAGCGCCGCGGCCTGCTTCTCGCCTTCGCCGGCGCCCTGGTTCCCCTGCTGATCCTGCTCGGCCTGCAGTACCGCTGGCTCTCGGAGCTCGAGAAGAGCTCCCGGGTAGCTCGCGAGTCCTCCCTCGGCGCCTACTTGAGCTCCATTTCGAAGGACATCTCCTACTTCTACTGGAAGGAAGGGCAAAGCGCCCTCGCCCTGCCGTCCCAGGCCTTCGCCGCCGAGGATCCGGCGGCCAAGTTCTGCCGCTTCTTCTCCAGGGCCGAAAGGCGCTTCAGCGGCGCCCGGCCCTTTTTCGTCGCCAGCTTCGGTGACGACCCCAAAGTCTCGGTCCACGACTCCGTCGCCGGAAAGATGGTGCCCGCGGAGGAGGGGCCGGAAACGGATGCCATCCTGGCGGCGGTGATTCCCTGGCATCTGCGCAGCCAGTCGGGCCGCACCTTCGAGGAAGTCGACGTCGAGCTCAACGACTCCGATCCTCGCTTCCGCACGATGGTCAAGCCGGTGATCGACGAGGAATCCCACCTGGTCGGCTTGGTGGGCTTCGTCCTCGACCAGGACTATCTGAAGAACAAGGTCCTGCCCAAAGCAGTCGATGAGATCGTCGGCGAGTTGCCGGATCTGGTGGTGACGGTCTGGGATCGCAATGGCGAGCTCATCCTCGGCGAGGAACAGACCTCGAAGCCGGCCCGCTCCCTGTACGACTCGGTGAGTGGTTGGAAGCTCACCATCCACAGTCGATCAGCGACGCCGGAGCAGTGGGCGCGAGCCAACTTCCTGTTCAACCTGACGCTGTCGGCGGTCCTCGCCCTCGTCCTGCTGGCGGCGATCGCCTTTGCCCTGCGCACCGCCTCGCGAGAGCTCCACCTGTCGGAGATGAAGAACGACTTCGTCTCCAATGTCTCGCACGAGCTGCGCACTCCGCTGTCGTCGATTCGAGTCTTCGGTGAGTTCATGCGCCTCGACCGGGTGAGCGACCCGGCCAAGGTGCGCGAGTATGGCGAGTACATCGAGACCGAGAGCCGGCGCCTGACCCAGCTGATCGACAACATTCTCGACTTCTCGCGTATCGAATCCGGTGGCAAGGTCTACCACTTCGAGGAGTGCGATCTCGTCGAAGTGGTGACCGAGGCCCTCAAGACCTTCGAGATCAGGCTCCGGCAGAAGGGCTTCCGGCTCTACTTCGACGGCCCCGAGGAGGAGCTCCCGCCGGTCGCCGTCGATCCCGGAGCCCTCGCCCAGGCGATCTGCAATCTGATCGACAACGCGGTCAAGTACTCGAACGGCGCCCGCGAGATCCAGGTAGCCGTCGGGCGCACCGACGGCCATGCAGAGATCGCCGTCACGGACCACGGCATCGGCATCTCGCGCGATCAGCAGAAGCGCATCTTCGATCGCTTCCATCGCGTCAGCACGGGCCTGGTTCACGACGTCAAGGGAGCCGGTCTCGGCCTGTCGATCGTGCAGCACATCGTCCAGGCCCATGGCGGCAAGATCAGCGTGCGCAGCGAGCTCGGCCGCGGCAGCACCTTCACCGTCCACCTGCCGTTCACGCCGTCCGCCCCGGTGGAGCCGTCGGCCCCGGAGGAGAAGTCATGA
- a CDS encoding RNA-binding protein translates to MDRLQLRRKTISAKVFVGNLNFQTTKDELRAYLSEAGEVVDVYLPTDRATGRPRGFAFVEFASPDLAAAAIEKFNGTELAGRRLNINEAQDKPRRSPGGGGPPRPPRTEYRPQPGDFADFQGFGQPDSGGGGGGGGGGGGGAPGRRGGMGGKPKGSRRGLRGRKRSL, encoded by the coding sequence ATGGATCGTCTGCAACTAAGGAGAAAGACCATTTCCGCCAAAGTCTTCGTCGGCAACCTGAACTTCCAAACCACTAAAGACGAGCTCAGGGCCTACCTGTCGGAAGCCGGCGAGGTCGTCGATGTCTACCTCCCGACGGACCGAGCCACCGGGCGCCCGCGAGGCTTTGCCTTCGTCGAGTTCGCCAGCCCGGATCTCGCGGCGGCAGCGATCGAAAAGTTCAACGGCACCGAGCTCGCCGGGCGGCGGCTCAACATCAACGAAGCGCAGGACAAGCCGCGCCGTTCGCCGGGCGGTGGCGGCCCACCGCGGCCGCCGCGCACCGAGTACCGGCCGCAGCCGGGAGATTTCGCCGACTTCCAGGGCTTCGGCCAGCCCGACAGCGGTGGCGGCGGTGGTGGCGGCGGCGGTGGCGGTGGCGGAGCGCCGGGACGCCGCGGCGGCATGGGTGGCAAGCCCAAGGGCAGCCGCCGAGGTCTGCGCGGCCGAAAGCGCAGCTTGTAG
- a CDS encoding PDZ domain-containing protein, whose product MKISTWLVALTVLVALAGTAFAGEHYKCDKGAEECLNAMVTKIKAKGWLGIETEKTAEGRYAVKAVTAGSPAEKAGFQAGDVLVALNGVELSKENKKKLAKVKKSLGPNVKAEYTVKRSGGKKNLTAWLAEVPDTVLAQWIGEHMVDQHSYVTVAAR is encoded by the coding sequence ATGAAGATTTCCACTTGGTTGGTCGCGTTGACGGTTCTCGTTGCCCTGGCAGGTACGGCCTTCGCCGGAGAGCACTACAAGTGTGACAAGGGAGCCGAGGAGTGTCTGAACGCCATGGTCACGAAGATCAAGGCCAAGGGCTGGCTTGGAATCGAAACCGAGAAGACGGCCGAGGGCCGCTATGCGGTGAAGGCGGTGACGGCGGGTAGCCCGGCAGAAAAGGCCGGATTCCAGGCCGGGGACGTGCTGGTCGCCCTCAACGGTGTCGAGCTGTCGAAGGAAAACAAGAAGAAGCTTGCCAAGGTCAAGAAGAGCCTCGGTCCCAACGTCAAGGCCGAGTACACGGTCAAGCGCTCCGGCGGCAAGAAGAACCTGACGGCCTGGCTCGCCGAGGTGCCCGACACGGTGTTGGCGCAGTGGATCGGTGAACACATGGTCGACCAGCATTCCTACGTCACCGTCGCCGCTCGCTAG